A genomic window from Micromonospora sp. WMMA1947 includes:
- a CDS encoding AMP-binding protein: MRRTLYDVLTATVDRHPDKLALIAGGHRLTYRDLAARVAGLAGRLQADGVRPGDRVVICAGNRVETVTAFWAALAAGGVAVVVSHEQRPERIRHVLADCAATVLLALEPTARSLTGLGLPASVRAVLPVGAEDTVFAGTPAPVDVISEDLAALVYTSGSTGDAKGVMLSHANMLTALDSLNEYLRNGPEDVFLCALPLAFDYGLYQMIMAFSQGATLVLERDMSLPLQVIKDIARYRCTVVPGVPVLFELVEQFSRFGMPDVSSVRCLTNTGAALLPRHIAAIRRLFPDADIYSMYGVTECKRCTYLPPELLDAKPGSVGRAIPNTQILVVDEQDRPCPPYQVGQLVVRGGTVMQGYWGLPDETARKIREHPVRSGRCLYTGDYGYLDEDGHFFFKGRIDEVIKVRGRKLIPRDVEEVLRAVPGVTEASVVCTALDDGDHDIAAFVAADPAAVDASALRAACRSGLETWQRPTRYEVLATLPRNSNGKVDKPELLRRHPVPAAALAPAGAPC; this comes from the coding sequence ATGCGCCGAACCCTGTACGACGTCCTCACCGCCACCGTGGACCGCCATCCCGACAAGCTCGCCCTGATCGCCGGAGGGCACCGGCTGACCTACCGCGACCTGGCCGCACGGGTGGCCGGCCTGGCCGGCCGCCTCCAGGCCGACGGTGTACGGCCCGGCGACCGGGTGGTGATCTGCGCCGGGAACCGGGTCGAGACGGTGACCGCCTTCTGGGCGGCGCTGGCCGCCGGCGGGGTCGCGGTGGTGGTCAGCCACGAGCAGCGGCCCGAGCGGATCCGCCACGTGCTGGCCGACTGTGCCGCCACCGTCCTGCTCGCCCTGGAGCCGACGGCGCGTTCCCTGACCGGCCTGGGCCTGCCGGCGTCGGTCCGGGCGGTGCTGCCGGTCGGCGCCGAGGACACCGTCTTCGCCGGTACGCCGGCACCGGTGGACGTGATCAGCGAGGACCTGGCCGCGCTGGTCTACACGTCCGGCTCCACCGGCGACGCCAAGGGCGTGATGCTCAGCCACGCGAACATGCTGACCGCGCTGGACTCGCTCAACGAGTACCTGCGCAACGGCCCGGAGGACGTGTTCCTCTGCGCCCTGCCGCTCGCCTTCGACTACGGGCTCTACCAGATGATCATGGCGTTCTCGCAGGGCGCGACGCTGGTCCTGGAGCGGGACATGAGCCTGCCGTTGCAGGTCATCAAGGACATCGCCCGCTACCGCTGCACCGTCGTGCCCGGGGTGCCGGTGCTGTTCGAGCTGGTAGAGCAGTTCAGCCGCTTCGGCATGCCGGACGTCAGCAGCGTCCGCTGCCTGACCAACACCGGCGCCGCGCTGCTGCCCCGGCACATCGCCGCGATCCGCCGGCTGTTCCCCGACGCGGACATCTACTCGATGTACGGCGTCACCGAGTGCAAGCGCTGCACCTACCTGCCGCCGGAGCTGCTCGACGCCAAGCCGGGCAGCGTCGGCAGGGCCATCCCGAACACCCAGATCCTGGTGGTGGACGAACAGGACCGGCCCTGCCCGCCCTACCAGGTGGGGCAGCTCGTGGTGCGCGGCGGCACCGTCATGCAGGGCTACTGGGGGCTGCCGGACGAGACCGCCCGCAAGATCCGCGAGCACCCGGTACGCAGTGGCCGCTGCCTCTACACCGGCGACTACGGCTACCTCGACGAGGACGGGCACTTCTTCTTCAAGGGCCGGATCGACGAGGTGATCAAGGTCCGGGGACGCAAGCTGATCCCCCGCGACGTCGAGGAGGTCCTGCGGGCCGTGCCGGGCGTCACCGAGGCGAGCGTGGTCTGCACTGCCCTCGACGACGGCGACCACGACATCGCCGCGTTCGTCGCCGCCGACCCGGCCGCCGTCGACGCGTCCGCGCTGCGGGCGGCCTGCCGGTCCGGCCTGGAGACCTGGCAGCGGCCCACCCGCTACGAGGTGCTCGCTACCCTGCCGCGCAACAGCAACGGCAAGGTGGACAAGCCCGAGCTGCTGCGCCGGCACCCGGTGCCCGCAGCGGCCCTCGCCCCGGCCGGTGCGCCGTGCTGA
- a CDS encoding MATE family efflux transporter codes for MTAVDQSRPAGDSAAPPVLAPVLAIALPVLLASLASLVAPLLNTAVIGRHDPAHLYPLALVLPMILLQNSVNESLRVASVAFAAQASGSGDLDTYARRQRTVLVLGVAVNLGVALLFLVAHPLFLDLYAVPAGSRTLVYAFVQLNTLSGAVLAVSVALMSSLYGLRQVRAVTVGTLVSLGSGVVLTAVLVGWLGVFALPVATATTAAATAVWASRRLARCGVRPWARIGLRAPVRRSWREVCRISVPVSLGYLLLFGSGLALTRILAGYSPLTVAGYGVAYRVQNLVLLPAIALGVGAGITVNRLAAQRRGRRVGPSVVAAVGLSAAVFAVVAALVWLVRGPATGLLTGDPAVARAAADYLGYLAPAYLVAGPLLTLSIFLEETGNGVRALVVNATLTALQLALAAGLARAGHPVSHVYLALAVAHLPAVGFVVHELLRARRLGDRVSAIPTS; via the coding sequence ATGACGGCCGTCGACCAGTCGCGCCCGGCCGGGGACAGCGCGGCGCCGCCGGTGCTCGCTCCGGTGCTGGCGATCGCCCTTCCGGTGCTGCTCGCGTCGCTGGCGAGCCTGGTGGCGCCGCTGCTGAACACCGCGGTGATCGGCCGGCACGACCCGGCCCACCTGTACCCGCTGGCGCTGGTGCTGCCGATGATCCTGTTGCAGAACTCGGTGAACGAGAGCCTGCGTGTCGCGTCGGTGGCGTTCGCCGCCCAGGCGTCGGGCAGCGGCGACCTCGACACGTACGCCCGGCGGCAGCGGACCGTGCTCGTGCTCGGCGTGGCGGTCAACCTCGGCGTGGCGCTGCTGTTCCTGGTGGCGCATCCGCTCTTTCTCGACCTGTACGCGGTGCCCGCCGGCTCGCGCACCCTGGTGTACGCGTTCGTCCAGCTCAACACGCTCAGCGGCGCGGTGCTGGCGGTGAGTGTGGCGCTGATGTCGAGCCTCTACGGGCTGCGGCAGGTCCGCGCGGTGACCGTCGGCACCCTGGTGAGCCTCGGCTCCGGGGTGGTGCTCACCGCCGTGCTCGTCGGCTGGCTCGGCGTGTTCGCCCTGCCGGTGGCCACCGCCACGACCGCGGCCGCCACCGCGGTCTGGGCGTCCCGCCGGCTGGCCCGGTGCGGGGTGCGGCCCTGGGCCCGGATCGGGCTGCGCGCACCGGTCCGCCGGTCCTGGCGGGAGGTCTGCCGGATCAGCGTGCCGGTGAGCCTGGGCTACCTGCTGCTGTTCGGCAGCGGGCTGGCGCTGACCCGGATCCTCGCCGGTTACTCCCCGCTGACAGTGGCCGGGTACGGCGTGGCGTACCGGGTGCAGAACCTCGTGCTCCTGCCGGCCATCGCACTCGGCGTCGGCGCCGGCATCACCGTCAACCGGCTCGCCGCGCAACGCCGGGGCAGGCGGGTCGGGCCGTCGGTCGTCGCCGCCGTCGGGCTGTCGGCGGCGGTGTTCGCGGTCGTGGCAGCCCTGGTCTGGCTGGTCCGCGGGCCCGCGACCGGGTTGCTCACCGGTGATCCGGCGGTGGCCCGGGCCGCCGCCGACTACCTCGGGTACCTGGCACCGGCCTATCTGGTCGCCGGTCCGCTGCTCACCCTGTCGATCTTCCTGGAGGAGACCGGGAACGGTGTCCGGGCGCTGGTAGTGAACGCCACGCTCACCGCTCTCCAGCTCGCCCTGGCCGCCGGGCTGGCCCGCGCCGGGCATCCGGTGTCCCACGTCTACCTCGCGCTGGCCGTGGCCCACCTGCCGGCCGTCGGCTTCGTCGTCCACGAGCTGCTCCGCGCCCGCCGCCTCGGCGATCGGGTCAGCGCCATCCCCACGAGCTGA
- a CDS encoding acyl-CoA dehydrogenase family protein: protein MFRLNPDRFAARYGPEWLAAADWYRENSPAVPDDPDLVLRHLDHPAVAQKIEAEFTADTRRRAAMFEALSYGSASFLLTTPGPSLSGVLLDALGTPRQRAWFRELVSTTRCRTFFAVTEPGRGSDAAHLDTTLRDGRLTGEKLLFGNGAVAPVGTVLARTGDGPLDLVAVLLTPELIESGAVRRRVLPMFALPGAQLSELRVDGLRVPPEAVLGSHLKATERGMMGMLKTFHRFRPGVAAMALGHAQALVDYVRDHVGAARAELDRFDQMLERSRELNAAAAREVDEEPLRGALVSLAKQRATAAAEEVAEVLARELPVAALVDHPWLARSLTDVVAYEFMEGTTPIQLANVHAGYLRQEVPV from the coding sequence GTGTTCCGACTGAATCCCGACCGCTTCGCCGCCCGCTACGGCCCGGAGTGGCTCGCCGCGGCCGACTGGTACCGCGAGAACTCGCCGGCCGTGCCGGACGACCCCGACCTGGTGCTGCGGCACCTCGACCACCCGGCCGTCGCGCAGAAGATCGAGGCCGAGTTCACGGCGGACACCCGGCGGCGGGCCGCGATGTTCGAGGCGCTCAGCTACGGCAGCGCGAGCTTCCTGCTCACCACCCCCGGCCCGTCACTGTCCGGCGTGCTGCTGGACGCGCTGGGCACGCCCCGGCAACGGGCCTGGTTCCGGGAGCTGGTGTCCACCACCCGGTGCCGCACGTTCTTCGCGGTCACCGAGCCCGGACGCGGCTCCGACGCCGCCCACCTGGACACCACGCTGCGCGACGGCCGGCTGACCGGGGAGAAGCTGCTGTTCGGCAACGGGGCGGTGGCGCCCGTCGGCACCGTCCTCGCGCGCACCGGCGACGGCCCGCTGGACCTGGTGGCGGTGCTGCTGACGCCGGAGCTGATCGAGTCCGGCGCGGTACGGCGACGCGTGCTCCCGATGTTCGCCCTGCCCGGCGCGCAGCTGTCCGAACTGCGCGTCGACGGGCTGCGGGTGCCGCCGGAGGCGGTGCTCGGCAGCCACCTCAAGGCCACCGAGCGCGGCATGATGGGCATGCTCAAGACGTTCCACCGCTTCCGGCCCGGGGTGGCGGCGATGGCGCTCGGCCACGCCCAGGCCCTCGTCGACTACGTCCGGGACCACGTCGGCGCCGCCCGTGCCGAGCTGGACCGGTTCGACCAGATGCTGGAGCGGTCGCGCGAGTTGAACGCCGCCGCCGCCCGCGAGGTCGACGAGGAGCCGCTGCGCGGCGCGCTGGTGTCGCTGGCGAAGCAGCGGGCCACCGCGGCGGCCGAGGAGGTCGCCGAGGTCCTCGCCCGGGAGCTGCCGGTGGCGGCGCTGGTCGACCACCCGTGGCTCGCCCGGTCCCTGACCGACGTGGTGGCGTACGAGTTCATGGAGGGCACCACGCCCATCCAGCTCGCCAATGTGCACGCCGGCTACCTGCGCCAGGAGGTGCCGGTATGA